GTGTTGCAAAAATAACTTTTTACAACACAGTTAATCCTACTCAAACTTAAAAATCAAAAGAGTTAATTAAATATAGCCTTATGCTCTATCTTTGTACATTTATTTTGAACAACATTAAGCCCTGCACTCTTTGCCTTTTGTGCAGCTTCATTGTTTGCTAAACCTAATTGAAACCAAACAGTTTTAATATTTTTTTCATCTTTTATTTTTAAAACTTCATCTACAACTTTAGCAATAGCATCTGGTTTTCTAAAAATATCAACCATATCTATATCAAATGGTATTTCAACCAAGCTTCTATAAACTTTTTCACCTAAAATCTCATCTTCTTTTGGATAGATTGGAACTATTTTAAAACCAGCATTTTTTAAATACTCTGCCACTCTATACGATGCTTTTTCACTATCTGGAGAAAGCCCAACTATTGCAATAGTTTTTATCTCCTCAAAAATAGCTTTTATCTCATCTTTATTTGAGTTTACTGTTGGAAATTCGCACTCCATAATATTCTCCTTACTTTAGATTGTCAAGTTTTTCTTGAACATACATTTTAACTGATAAATAATCAATACTCTCTTTAAAATCTTCAAACTTTCCACCACTTGCATTTATGTGTCCACCACCATTTGCAATCTTTTGGGCAAGAAGTGAAACATCAAGTTTTCCATCAGCTCTAAAAGAGGCATTTCCCTTTTTATTGATATCTATAAAAAAGTCATAATCTTTATTTGCTTTTAAAAATGTATTAGCAGGAATAGAAATAGCACCTAAACAATAAGTTAAAAGACCTTTTTGCTCTTTATAAACAACTGTTAATTCTTCTTTGATAGTTTCAAGAGTTTTTACAAGATATTTTGCACTTAAATTATCCAAAGTATCATCAAAATTATCAAGTTTTAAGAACTCTTTTTTTAAAAAATGAACTTCATTATCTAACTTTATATTTGCATTCTCAAAACTTAAAAAATCTTTTGCTTTTTCAAGTAAATAAAATTTGTACTCTCTATCAAGATTAGGAAATAGTATAGAGTTTATCTCTCTTGCTTTTATAAGCATTGACATTAAAACTTTTCCAAACTCAAAATTATCTCTCTCTTTTTCAAGCCAAATATCAACTGCATTTATACAATTTACTAAGCTTTCATAGTTTTTGATATTAGCATTAAACTTTTCTAAAAGATAATCATAAACTATCTTTGTAGCACATCTTTTATCATCTAAAAAATACCAATCAAATTTTTCTGCACTCTTTTTACCAGTTATATGATGATCTAAAAGCTGTAAAGTTACTTTGAAACCATCACTATTTAATCTATTTATCTCTATATCTAAATCGATACTTTCTTGTAAAGTTAAATTCAAATCACTAATAATTAATAAAATCTCTTCATCTTTGTGATTTTTAATATCTTCTAAAACTTTTGAAATACTAAGTTTTACCTCTACTCCATAATTTGCATTAAAATAGTGAGTTTTAGAGAAAACTTTTGATGTTAGAAATTGGCAAGAGAAACCATCTAAATCTGTATGCGATATATGAAAAAGTCTCATTATGCTATATCTTTTAGAGTTAATTGTGCTAAAAAATCATTTACTCTAAATTGTAAATTATTTAAAAGTGGCCAAATGTTACAAAGTTTTGCTTTATTATTTGGGCAAGAATCAATCGAGTCAGAACACTCAAAAACCATAGGATTTCGCTCTTCAGCAGCTACAACTATCTCTAAAATTGTAAGTTGATCTATTGGTTTATTTAAAACAAAACCACCATTTACTCCTCTATGAGATATAACCAATTCTGCTTTTGCTAAATTTTGCATTATTTTTGCTAAAAATGATTTAGAGATTTCAAGCTCTTTTGATAAAATATCTACATTTATAGGTTCTTGATGTTTTGCAATTGATATTAAAGATAGTAGTGCATATTCACTTTTTTTTGTTAATAACATATTATAATTTTTCCATTATTCATAATTTTTCTTTATTCTACAAAAACTATGATTAATCTTTGTGTATAAAAAAAGGGACTATGAAAAACCATAGTCCCTTTTTTAAATTTCTAAAGAAAAATTATTTTGCTCTAATTCCTAAAGAAGCAACTAATTCAGTAAATCTTGCATAGTCTGTTCTTCTTAAATATGTTAAAAGTTTTTTTCTTTTTCCAACCATTTTTAATAGACCTAATCTTGAAGAGTGATCTTTTTTAAATACTTTTAAATGCTCTGTTAAAGTTTTGATTTGCTCTGTTAATAGTGCAATTTGAACTTCAGCTGAACCTGTATCTCCATCTTTTTTTGCATATTTTGCTATAATACTTGCTTTTAATTCCTGATCTAAAGCCATTTTGACCTCCTAATAGGTATAATGTAAATTTATTTCCAAATGAAAATAGGTGCGAATTTTATATAAAGTTTGCTTTATATTTACTTTAAATTTCTTAAATTATCCACCTGTTTGATAAAAAGCTCTTCCTGAAACTTTATTATCACTTGCATTTGACCATCTATTCTTTTCTGGTTTATTTTTTAAAACTAACTTTAAAACTTCTGTTGCTTTATCTATATCATTTGCTCTTATTGCCTCTTTTATACTCATTGCATCTTCAAAATATAAACAAGGAATCAAAAAACCTTCAGCTGTTAATCTAATACGATTACATGATGAGCAAAAATCATCTTTGTGTGGTTCGATTATTCCAAACTCATATCCATCTTCTAAAGCATAATATTGAGCTGGAGAAGTTGTATCTCTTAGAACTTTTACAAAATTTGGATATTTTTTAGAAATAATTTCTAAAATTTCATTCGAAGTTAAACCTTTTGCACTATTTTTTGCAAAAGAGTTCTCCATAAACTCAATATATCTAACTGGAAAACCCTCTTTTTTACAAAACTCTAAAACCTCTAAAATATCAATATCATTTATCCCTTTTAAAGGTACACAATTTATTTTTATTTTTAATCCTACCTCTTTTGCTTTTCTTATACCTTCTAAAACTGTATCTAAAACATCTTTTTGTGCTATTTGTTTTGCTCTTTCTTGATTTAAAGTATCAAGAGATATATTTATTCTTTTTAATCCTGCATTTTTTAATTTTTGTGCCATTTGTGGAAGTAAAAAACCATTTGTCGTAAGAGCTAAATCTATATCACTTTTATAATCACTTATTAATTTTATAAAATAATCTAAATTATCTCTTAAAAGAGGTTCTCCTCCTGTGATTCTAACCTTTTTTATACCCTCATCAATACTTACTTTTATAAATTTAAATAGATCTTCATAAGATAATAAATTCTCTCTAGGAACCCAAGAAAATGGTTTCTCTGGCATACAGTAATGACATCTAAAATTACATCTTTCAGTTACAGATACTCTTAAATAGTCATGCTTTCTTCCAAATCCATCTATAAGCATTCAAATCCTTTTTTAATTTAACCTTTGCCAAGCTTCATCAAGATTAGCTACTCTTTTTGCGAAAATAAGATATAAAGCTACATTAAATTTCGCTAATTTTAAAATCTCATCATCATAATTTCTTAAAATATTTAAATTCTCTTCCAAAGTTATATTTTCAAAAGTTCTATCAAAATTTATTCCATAATCTTTTAAGAAAAACTCTGTTTCCAAAATTTGTCCATCTTTTTTTTGCCAAAATTTTGAATCTTTAAATATTTCAATATCACCTTCATTTCCTCTTATAACCGTAATATCTTTAAAATCATTTTCAAACATATCAAGATATTTAGATACATAAGGCTTATGAAATGCCCCACAAACTCCATATTCACTCTTAGATGGATTTAAAAGCTTTTCAACTGTATTAAAAGCTGTTCTTAATCTAAGTTCATTTCTAAGAGATGTTAAACTACTTAGTTCGTTTAAGTATTCTACTCTATCAAAGTAGTGTAAATATTGACCCTTGTCAAAATTTTCAAATATATCTTTTGTAGTAATTCCTTTTTTTGCTGGTTGTAATAAATCTCCACTAATAACAAGATTTAATTTTTCTACATCGCTATTTTTTTTGAAAAACTCTTCTAAAATAGTCTCATATAAAGGAAATAAATATGGGTATTTTTCTCTTCCATCAAAGTTATATCCTAAATTCAAAGAGTTTGGAACTTCTTTATATTTAATAAAACTATTTAAAGCTTTAATTGCTCCTTTAAACTCTTCACTAGTCTCAAGTTTTACTCTCCAAGCAATCAAAAAAGCACCTATTTGTGCTTCTGTTAGTTCTTGCTTTAATATCTGTCTAACTATTTCATAACTCTCATCAAAAGTTAAATCTCTATTTCCTTTAATTCCAGTTCCAACTGCTTTTATAAAAATTCTAAAATCCATTGTCTCTCCGATTATATAGCGTTTTAATTGTCTTTTGTACAAGCTTAATATATACTTGCTTAAATAAAACTATTTAGGGATTTTTATGACACTTCAAGAGAGTATTCAAAGTTTAGATTTTTTTAAAAATCTAAATAATAATCAAATAGAATTACTAAGCAATTTTTCACATATATCAAAATATGACAAAGATACAATTTTATTTTATGAAACAGATGTAAAAAATCATCTTCTTTTTTTGGTTAGTGGCTTAATAAAAATTTATAAATATGATAAATTTGATAATGAAATATTTTTATATCATATTTACTCTAATTCACTTATTAGTGAACTTAGCTCTATTAATAGTAGTGATATTTACTGTTTTTCAAATGCCTCTTTTATAGAAGATTCAATAGTTTTATCTGTAGATTTTTTAAAACTACAAGAACACTTTTTAGATAATAATATTCTTGTAAAAGAGCTTATGAACTCTCTTTTAAATAAGAGTCATCAACTTCAATGTTTAGTAAATAGAGAGTTGGTTTTTGATGCAACAGCAAAAGTTGCTTATATGTTAGTTCAAGATTTAAAAATGTTTAATAGCTTAAAAAGACAAGAAGTTAGTTTTATGCTACACATTCAACCTGAAACTTTATCGAGAGTTCTAAAAAAACTTTCAAGAGATGATATAATTGATATTGAAAATCAAGAGATTATAATTAAAAATAAATTTGCATTAAATTCAATTTTTACGGGGGTAGCAATATGAAAAAAAGTAGCATTAGTACAAAAATCAAAATATTAGGAATTTTATTTACTCTTTTAATGAGTAGTATCGTTACAACAACAATCTATTTAAATAATAAAAATCAAAAAGATGCAATGATTATAAATATTGCTGGAAAACAAAGAATGCTAACTCAAAATATCTCTAAAAATATATTCTACTTATACTCAAATAAAACAGCTAATCAAAATGAACTAGATGAGAGTATAAGCGAGTTTATATACAACCTTTCAAGTCTAAAAGGTGGTAATAATTTAGATAAATTAAAAGATTCCCCAAATATAAAAATAGATAAACAGATGTTAAAAGTTGAACTCCTTTGGACAAATTTTCTTAAAAATATAGAACTCTTCAAAGAGCTACTTTTAGATGAATCTAAAAAAGATGAACTTACAAATATTGTAAACAATATTTATAATTCAAACTCTATTTTGTTATCTGAAGTTGATGCTCTTGTAAGCCTTCATACAATAAATAGTGAACAAAAAATAAACTTTTTAAAAAATACTCAATATTTCTTCGCTCTTTTAATAGTTTTACTTATTTTATATAGTTTTTTAGAGCTAAAAACTATGGAAAAAAATGCTCTAAAATTTATTGAAGAGTCTAAAAAAATAATGGATCAAGATTTAGAAGAGCCTTTAAAACCACTAAAAATTGAAGCTGAAGGAGAATTAATAGAAGCTAGTAATATGTTCAATAGCTTTTTAAATAAAATAAATAGTGCAATTATTGATTCAAATAGTGCCCTAGAACAATCAAAAAATGCTTCATATAAACTAGAAGAACTAACAAGCGAATTTGATGAGATTATAAATGAACTTCAAGATAAAAGTGATATCTCAAAACAGCTAAATAGAAGTGAAGATATAGCTATTCAAACTCAAGAACAACTCCTTCACTCAAATAAAAGATTAATGGAACTTAAAAACGAACTTGAAAAAATTATGCTATTTTGTAAAAGTAAATAGTTTATTTATTTTTACAACTTATAAATTACTTAATTGATTAAATAATTTGACTAGTGTCAAGGCATTTAATTCCCCTATTTGTTAATATTTATTGTTTAAAAATTTATTTCAAAAGGAGAAGAAATGTCACTTTCAAGAAGAGATTTTCTAAAAAGTTCAGCAGTAGCAAGTGCAGCAGCAGCTATTGGTATGAGTGTACCATCAGAGCTTCAAGCACAAGCATCTAATGCTGAAAGTGGTTGGCGTTGGGATAAAGCAGCCTGTAGATTTTGTGGAACAGGTTGTGGAATTATGCTTGCAACAAAAGAGGGAAAAATTGTTGCAGTAAAAGGTGACCCAGCAGCTCCTGTTAATAGAGGGCTTAACTGTATTAAAGGATACTTTAATGCAAAAATTATGTATGGAGCTGATAGACTTAAAACTCCTCTTTTAAGAGTAAATTCTAAAGGTGAATTTGATAAAAAAGGTGATTTTGCTCCAATATCATGGAAAAGAGCTTTTGATGAGATGGAAAAACATATTAAAAAAGCTTTAAAAGAGAAAGGTCCAGAAGGAATTGGTGTATTTGCTAGTGGTCAATATACAATTATGGAAGGTTATGCAGCGCTTAAAATGATGAAAGCTGGATTTAGATCAAATGCTATTGATCCAAATGCAAGACACTGTATGGCAAGTGCGGTTGTTGGGTTTTATCAAACATTTGGTATTGATGAGCCAAGTGGTTGTTATGATGATATTGAACTAACAGATACTGTTGTTTGTTGGGGTTCAAATATGGCTGAAATGCACCCTATTTTATGGTCAAGAGTAACTGATAGAAAATTAAGTGATCCTGAGAAAGTAAAAGTTATAAATATCTCTACTTATAGACATAGAACTTCTGATATTGCTGATATGGAAATAATTTTTACTCCAAATACAGATTTAGCTCTATGGAATTATATTGCTAGGGAGATTGTTTACAATCGTCCAGAAGCTATTGATTGGGATTTTGTAAAAGAGCATATTGTTTTTGCTGCAAGTCCAGTTAATATTGGCTATGGAATGAGAAGAAGTGACGAGAAATCTATAATAGATGGAAAATATTCAAAAGCTGAAATGGAAATAATTTCTAAAGAGATGGAAAAAACTGTCTCTGAAACAGAAGCTCCAGCTCTTGCTCCTTATGGATATAAAGCTGGTGATAAAATGGTAAATAAAAACACTGGTCTTGCTCACTGGGAGATTAGTTTTGAAGAGTACAAAAAATTCCTAGAACCTTATACTCTTGATTATGTTGCAAAAATCTCAAAAGGAGACCCTGATGAAGATATTGAAGTATTCAAGAAAAAACTTCAACAACTAGCAGATTGGTATATTGAAAAAGATAGAAAAGTTGTAAGTTTCTGGACAATGGGAATGAACCAACACACAAGAGGAACTTGGGTAAATACACTTTCATATAATGTTCACTTCTTACTAAATAAACAAGCACATCCTGGAAGTGGAGCATTCTCACTAACTGGACAACCTAGTGCTTGTGGAACAGCAAGAGAAGTTGGAACATTTACGCATAGACTTCCAGCAGATATGATGAATGAAAATCCAAAACATAGAGAAATTACTGAAAAAGTATGGAATGTACCACTTGGAACTATAAATCCAAAAGGTACTCAACATATTATGAAAATTCATAGAGATATCGAAGATGGAAATATAAAATTTGCTTGGGTAAATGTTTGTAACCCATATCAAGACACAGCAAGTGCAACTCACTGGATAAAAGCAGCAAGAGAGATGGATAACTTTATCGTAACATCAGATGGATATCCTGGAATTTCTGCAAAAGTAT
The Aliarcobacter faecis genome window above contains:
- the napA gene encoding nitrate reductase catalytic subunit NapA, which encodes MSLSRRDFLKSSAVASAAAAIGMSVPSELQAQASNAESGWRWDKAACRFCGTGCGIMLATKEGKIVAVKGDPAAPVNRGLNCIKGYFNAKIMYGADRLKTPLLRVNSKGEFDKKGDFAPISWKRAFDEMEKHIKKALKEKGPEGIGVFASGQYTIMEGYAALKMMKAGFRSNAIDPNARHCMASAVVGFYQTFGIDEPSGCYDDIELTDTVVCWGSNMAEMHPILWSRVTDRKLSDPEKVKVINISTYRHRTSDIADMEIIFTPNTDLALWNYIAREIVYNRPEAIDWDFVKEHIVFAASPVNIGYGMRRSDEKSIIDGKYSKAEMEIISKEMEKTVSETEAPALAPYGYKAGDKMVNKNTGLAHWEISFEEYKKFLEPYTLDYVAKISKGDPDEDIEVFKKKLQQLADWYIEKDRKVVSFWTMGMNQHTRGTWVNTLSYNVHFLLNKQAHPGSGAFSLTGQPSACGTAREVGTFTHRLPADMMNENPKHREITEKVWNVPLGTINPKGTQHIMKIHRDIEDGNIKFAWVNVCNPYQDTASATHWIKAAREMDNFIVTSDGYPGISAKVSDLILPSAMIYEKWGGYGNAERRTQLWRQQVVPVGDAMSDTWQWVELSKRFTVKDVWGEQSLLSTNGEVKLPSMIEAAKAMGYNENTTMYEILFANNRAKSYKADQKDPIQAGFDNSEAFGDNRNVLGSDGKPWKGYGFFIQKYLFEEYADFGRGHAHDLADFDTYHKVRGLKWPVVDGKETSWRFNTKYDPYAKLANPNSDFAFYGTLAKELAQGDLLGVKDQTKKSLKNKAKIFARPYMDPPEIPNEEYPVWLSTGRVLEHWHSGTMTMRVPELYRAVPEALCYMHPEDANKYGVKQGELAWVESRRGKVKARVETRGRNRPSRGLVFVPWFDEKVFINKVCLDATCPQSGQTDFKKCAVKIYKA
- a CDS encoding RrF2 family transcriptional regulator; translation: MLLTKKSEYALLSLISIAKHQEPINVDILSKELEISKSFLAKIMQNLAKAELVISHRGVNGGFVLNKPIDQLTILEIVVAAEERNPMVFECSDSIDSCPNNKAKLCNIWPLLNNLQFRVNDFLAQLTLKDIA
- a CDS encoding DHH family phosphoesterase, whose amino-acid sequence is MRLFHISHTDLDGFSCQFLTSKVFSKTHYFNANYGVEVKLSISKVLEDIKNHKDEEILLIISDLNLTLQESIDLDIEINRLNSDGFKVTLQLLDHHITGKKSAEKFDWYFLDDKRCATKIVYDYLLEKFNANIKNYESLVNCINAVDIWLEKERDNFEFGKVLMSMLIKAREINSILFPNLDREYKFYLLEKAKDFLSFENANIKLDNEVHFLKKEFLKLDNFDDTLDNLSAKYLVKTLETIKEELTVVYKEQKGLLTYCLGAISIPANTFLKANKDYDFFIDINKKGNASFRADGKLDVSLLAQKIANGGGHINASGGKFEDFKESIDYLSVKMYVQEKLDNLK
- the rpsO gene encoding 30S ribosomal protein S15 encodes the protein MALDQELKASIIAKYAKKDGDTGSAEVQIALLTEQIKTLTEHLKVFKKDHSSRLGLLKMVGKRKKLLTYLRRTDYARFTELVASLGIRAK
- a CDS encoding type IV pili methyl-accepting chemotaxis transducer N-terminal domain-containing protein, whose translation is MKKSSISTKIKILGILFTLLMSSIVTTTIYLNNKNQKDAMIINIAGKQRMLTQNISKNIFYLYSNKTANQNELDESISEFIYNLSSLKGGNNLDKLKDSPNIKIDKQMLKVELLWTNFLKNIELFKELLLDESKKDELTNIVNNIYNSNSILLSEVDALVSLHTINSEQKINFLKNTQYFFALLIVLLILYSFLELKTMEKNALKFIEESKKIMDQDLEEPLKPLKIEAEGELIEASNMFNSFLNKINSAIIDSNSALEQSKNASYKLEELTSEFDEIINELQDKSDISKQLNRSEDIAIQTQEQLLHSNKRLMELKNELEKIMLFCKSK
- a CDS encoding glycosyl transferase; translated protein: MDFRIFIKAVGTGIKGNRDLTFDESYEIVRQILKQELTEAQIGAFLIAWRVKLETSEEFKGAIKALNSFIKYKEVPNSLNLGYNFDGREKYPYLFPLYETILEEFFKKNSDVEKLNLVISGDLLQPAKKGITTKDIFENFDKGQYLHYFDRVEYLNELSSLTSLRNELRLRTAFNTVEKLLNPSKSEYGVCGAFHKPYVSKYLDMFENDFKDITVIRGNEGDIEIFKDSKFWQKKDGQILETEFFLKDYGINFDRTFENITLEENLNILRNYDDEILKLAKFNVALYLIFAKRVANLDEAWQRLN
- a CDS encoding Crp/Fnr family transcriptional regulator; protein product: MTLQESIQSLDFFKNLNNNQIELLSNFSHISKYDKDTILFYETDVKNHLLFLVSGLIKIYKYDKFDNEIFLYHIYSNSLISELSSINSSDIYCFSNASFIEDSIVLSVDFLKLQEHFLDNNILVKELMNSLLNKSHQLQCLVNRELVFDATAKVAYMLVQDLKMFNSLKRQEVSFMLHIQPETLSRVLKKLSRDDIIDIENQEIIIKNKFALNSIFTGVAI
- the moaA gene encoding GTP 3',8-cyclase MoaA → MLIDGFGRKHDYLRVSVTERCNFRCHYCMPEKPFSWVPRENLLSYEDLFKFIKVSIDEGIKKVRITGGEPLLRDNLDYFIKLISDYKSDIDLALTTNGFLLPQMAQKLKNAGLKRINISLDTLNQERAKQIAQKDVLDTVLEGIRKAKEVGLKIKINCVPLKGINDIDILEVLEFCKKEGFPVRYIEFMENSFAKNSAKGLTSNEILEIISKKYPNFVKVLRDTTSPAQYYALEDGYEFGIIEPHKDDFCSSCNRIRLTAEGFLIPCLYFEDAMSIKEAIRANDIDKATEVLKLVLKNKPEKNRWSNASDNKVSGRAFYQTGG
- a CDS encoding CoA-binding protein, with product MECEFPTVNSNKDEIKAIFEEIKTIAIVGLSPDSEKASYRVAEYLKNAGFKIVPIYPKEDEILGEKVYRSLVEIPFDIDMVDIFRKPDAIAKVVDEVLKIKDEKNIKTVWFQLGLANNEAAQKAKSAGLNVVQNKCTKIEHKAIFN